The following nucleotide sequence is from Chryseobacterium sp. CY350.
GATGCTGAATAACGATACAAAAGATTTTGATTATCTTTGCACCGCAGTTGGAACGGGAGGTACGGTTTCGGGAATTTCAGAGTTTTGCGAAGACAATCAGAAAGTTATCGGTTTTAAAGTGGTTGATGATGATTCTTTACAGAACAAAATTTCAGAATTAACAACCAAAAGAAATTTTCATCTAACGGATGCGTCTTATGGTGGTTACGGAAAAATAAACGATGATAATATTCGTTTTATCAATGATTTTAAAATGAAGTTTGAGATTCCGCTAGAACCTATTTATACAGGAAAAATGATGCAGAAGATTTTCGAAATGATTGATGATAATTATTTTCCTGAAGGAAGTAAAATTCTCTGTTTTCATACAGGTGGTTTACAGGGTATTGCAGGAGCCAATAAGCTTTTAAGAAAACAAAACAGAAATTTGATTATTTAAATTTCAAACATAAAAGACGATCAGAATACACATTATAAGCATATTTTGAGAGTGTTTAATTATTCTTTATAAAAAATAAATAGAAACATGAAAAGACTTTTCTTACTAATTAGCCTTTTAGTTTTATCAAAATTCTCAGCTCAGACCTGGGCTACTGAAGATCAATACATCCAAAAATTTGCGCAATACGCGGTGGAGGAGATGGAAAAATATAAAATTCCGGCTTCAATCACCCTTGCACAGGGACTTTTGGAAACCGGTGGCGGCCAAAGTCGTCTGGCGCTGGAAGGTAAAAATCATTTCGGTATTAAATGTAAAGAAGACTGGACGGGGAAAACGATGAAGCACACCGATGACGCACCAAACGAATGTTTCCGTGTGTATGAAGATCCCAAACAGTCTTATGAAGATCATTCTATATTTCTGAAAACCAGAAAATATTATACAAAACTTTTTGATCTTGATATGAAAGATTACAAAGCGTGGGCACATGGTCTGAAAAAAGCAGGTTACGCAACAAATCCACGTTATGCATCAATTCTGATAGGAAAAATTGAAAGATATAAACTGTACGAGTTTGATGAAGTGAATTCTAAGGAAGTACTTTATGCAGTTCTAAAGAAATATCCGGATCTGAAAGACGACAGAACTTTCATGGCACGTCTGGAGCCTTCTAAAAAAATGAAAACTGAGCCTGTAACCGTAAAGGTTCCTTATAAAGCAACTTCTTACGCCCAACAGCAAAAGAGGGTAGAGCGCATCAAAACTACAGCGGAAATTCTCAATTCTATTTTAGTTAAAAATCATCCGAACGGAGGTTTAAAGTATGTAGTAATACCCGCAGACACCAATATTCAGTTAATCGCGAATAAATTTAAAATCAGTGACAGTAAATTGATTAAATGGAATGATCTGCAATCTGATGTTCTGAAAAAAGATGATATTGTATTTCTTGAATCAAAAAATTCAGATGGCAACACGCCAACTTACAAAGCCGAATTTGGTGAAGATATGCATGATATTGCACAAAAATTCGGAGTAAAACTAAACAAGCTTTACGCAAAAAACAGAATGGATGAAGGTCAAAAGCCTTCTGCCGGACAATTGATTTATCTAATTGACAAAAAACCCAGAAACTAAAATTGGTTGATGGTTTTAGTTGATCGTTGTTGGTTTAATTACTTATGACTGTTCGCTATTTATCATTAACTATATGACAATCAAATAACTATAATGAAATACCAAAGAAGTTCAGCTTTATTCGAAGAAGCTTACAAATATATTCCGGGAGGTGTAAATTCTCCTGTCCGTGCCTTCAAATCTGTAGGGGGTGTTCCTGTTTTCATGAAATCTGCAAAAGGTGCCTATCTTACTGATGCTGATGATAATATTTATGTTGATTACATCAATTCATGGGGTCCTGCAATTCTGGGTCATACGCATCCGGAGGTTTTAGAAGAGTTAAAAATTCAGGCTGAAAAAGGTTTTTCTTTTGGTGCACCGACAGAACTTGAAACTGAAATCGCAAAATTCATCACAGAAAATGTTCCGAATATTGATCAGATAAGAATGGTCTCTTCAGGAACGGAAGCGTGTATGAGTGCAGTGAGATTGGCGAGAGGTTTTACGGGAAGAGATAAAATTGTAAAGTTTGAAGGCTGTTATCACGGTCATTCAGATTCATTTTTAATTAAAGCGGGAAGTGGTGCTGCTACATTCGGAAACCCAAATTCTCCGGGAGTTACAGAGGGAACTGCAAAAGACACT
It contains:
- a CDS encoding glucosaminidase domain-containing protein, with the translated sequence MKRLFLLISLLVLSKFSAQTWATEDQYIQKFAQYAVEEMEKYKIPASITLAQGLLETGGGQSRLALEGKNHFGIKCKEDWTGKTMKHTDDAPNECFRVYEDPKQSYEDHSIFLKTRKYYTKLFDLDMKDYKAWAHGLKKAGYATNPRYASILIGKIERYKLYEFDEVNSKEVLYAVLKKYPDLKDDRTFMARLEPSKKMKTEPVTVKVPYKATSYAQQQKRVERIKTTAEILNSILVKNHPNGGLKYVVIPADTNIQLIANKFKISDSKLIKWNDLQSDVLKKDDIVFLESKNSDGNTPTYKAEFGEDMHDIAQKFGVKLNKLYAKNRMDEGQKPSAGQLIYLIDKKPRN